One segment of Panicum virgatum strain AP13 chromosome 3K, P.virgatum_v5, whole genome shotgun sequence DNA contains the following:
- the LOC120701241 gene encoding oleosin-like, with product MADRQQHVHAHGERPDSPSAALLRRVQTHAPNSTQVVGFLALLVSGAVLLLLTGLTLTGAVVALVFLGPIALLTSPIWVPVAIAVTVLAAAALSACGFAVAALATGTWMYRYFTGRHPVGADRVDYARSRIADTASNVKDYAREYGGYLHSRSKDAAPGA from the coding sequence ATGGCGGATCGGCAGCAGCACGTCCACGCGCACGGCGAGCGGCCGGactcgccgtcggcggcgctgctgcggcgGGTGCAGACCCACGCGCCCAACTCGACGCAGGTGGTGGGCTTCCTGGCGCTGCTCGTGTCCGGcgccgtgctcctcctcctgaCGGGGCTCACGCTGACGGGCGCCGTCGTGGCGCTCGTCTTCCTGGGCCCGATCGCGCTGCTCACCAGCCCCATCTGGGTGCCCGTCGCCATCGCGGtcaccgtcctcgccgccgccgcgctctccgcCTGCGGCTTCGCTGTCGCGGCGCTCGCGACGGGCACCTGGATGTACCGCTACTTCACGGGGCGCCACCCCGTGGGCGCCGACCGGGTGGACTACGCGCGCAGCCGGATCGCCGACACGGCCAGCAACGTCAAGGACTACGCGCGCGAGTACGGCGGCTACCTGCACAGCCGCTCCAAGGACGCCGCGCCAGGCGcctag